From Rhinoderma darwinii isolate aRhiDar2 unplaced genomic scaffold, aRhiDar2.hap1 Scaffold_960, whole genome shotgun sequence, a single genomic window includes:
- the SRCAP gene encoding helicase SRCAP isoform X3 → MEPCAARRQMPASDVLTSVNPPNSPDSSGELSPFDLSGDIGDICPGSPTDDGLDGNQQDGSAGQKWDNHTEIAEQAKHEAEIENRIAELRKEGFWTPRRLSKFPEPTRPKVHWDYLCEEMQWLSADFGQERRWKRNVARKVVRMVVRHHEELKQKEERARREEQAKLRRIATSIAKEVRQFWSNVEKVVQFKQQSRLEEKRKKALDLQLDFIVGQTEKYSDLLSQSLSEAIPVSKTSSSCVGSSQGGSLRTSPAPSICQKAAGDGDFLPREAEDEEDDDEETIEIEEQQEGNDAEAHRLELELLKQESELPLDELLQNLPPQVLQDDSPNQDPVSSNEDTDEEEEEAEEKVEEEDDEFTANEDEAEDEEDTIAAEEEMAGRQDHAKELSQLATEGEMSLDELLLKYSVLPSEQENASQSEHESAGTQEDYDSSGCDSSDCESDGVEFLVKLDEDDPGSDRLQHEPPETKKEITDIAATAESLQPKGYTLATTQVKTAVPFLLRGDLREYQHIGLEWLVTMYEKKLNGILADEMGLGKTIQTISLLAHLACERGNWGPHLIIVPTSVILNWEMELKRWCPSFKILTYYGSQKERKLKRQGWTKANAFHVCITSYKLVLQDHQAFRRKNWKYLILDEAQNIKNFKSQRWQSLLNFNSQRRLLLTGTPLQNSLMELWSLMHFLMPHVFQSHREFKEWFSNPLTGMIEGSQEYNEGLVRRLHKVLRPFLLRRIKVDVEKQMPKKYEHVIYCRLSMRQRFLYDDFMSQAATRETLASGHFMSVINILMQLRKVCNHPNLFDPRPIHSPFITRGICYTVPSLVLHALQRPPLENLDMSMFDLINMEGRVSRYERDVFLPQYKQSRSLIQEIVESPEPPPRPRPLKMKVNRMLQPVKPDPRSVVVVNNSRPVQKCPDVLPSPTPQTAAPPPLTSSPCTVSAPPAPALRAPLPVQSCPPTTSGTPMSNGAGKAIPVQTVPPMCSAPQRLILTPDMQARLPSGEVISLAQLASLGGRPLQSQSVTKPLTLQLQGAKLTLSGTQVRPLGVGQPRPMLGNVLHLVSSGGQHHLLSQPAQLALIQALAQQVAASPAQPMPQLVHSNAGVQALSVQSLQHTLLNSASLPAVSPGQAAAGMVKIVVRQSSREIPASPQCQPATAPVRPLLRVVPGPSADHSAVREGTGEQRAAPVVSTSTLTLTTSPLLMMSSPALTARLSSPNPAQPMAEEPPVSGVALRLLTTSAAVQLTNHHSSPRLTQPPALLTCSPAPAQNFTISNCTSAHAACPDTALSAALLKAVHNPDGSGGSLDTHYVHNGNVPLRSEPTAGQASQCVTAPTTSADTTLYVNLTQNSPSPTSSMTKMAPATPTYNLSLVPALLANSAPATVSSPYPIPTRFLTSPLSLLTLSPLTANNGGPTPVLYTPPSASAFPAASVAAPLPLLAAPVPFTAPLPVSSPTLSSLPASLSVDAPSQNPRAVVSMPSPIMSVSGPGHLSTPTGSPLPLSSVPAAPVSAAASMLETPVNQPFILSPDPAPVPLLEASASDSLPPMVLNTSLKLPSVASCPLMAASGSIPLLAASAKVPIINAPSAPPAASPSSRVLSVPPASPLPLLATTGPSCYPASSHSILLPAPIALASLRHSAPVTSLTFTTCGSVSSVASSPLSFTSPPLPDMITTLPSDAHAMLSADAQALLPPAVSVFPALEPADVSPLVSSVQPLISGLSPAPLTCLSLRIPAPQSSFSLSTQSPMMPASAPVPMPSMPASTPMPSPLFPASTPMPSPLFPASTPMPSPLFPASTPLATSSLPASSFDPASLLLVPSPAPDLSSMSACAQPLDPTSLLPPPSATHPLVISFSAPLTLTASSPSLGVSAHSHVPLLTAPMLQSPAATALLPTVSAKPVPLSSSPGAVTAAPSAACVQAASTTTYTKPPPASSARLSASAQEPSLSLSVADPPSLSVTLGSASESDNTTGDDPRPSYNAALSTCVKPRRQLPPPPRSPFYLEPLEERRRKQKLERLERIFHLNERRSALAPVYGTEVLRVCSVQPARQQTCAVTRCSFTAEQRLEQLAPVIERFIFAMPPVEAPQITLHTSHPPPSLVLEEQVFKDTLSQELTPHTRCLHRIISNMRTQFPDLRLIQYDCGKLQTLDRLLRQLKSGGHRVLLFTQMTRMLDVLEQFLNYHGHIYLRLDGSTRVEQRQVLMERFNMDRRIFCFILSTRSGGVGVNLTGADTVIFYDSDWNPTMDAQAQDRCHRIGQTRDVHIYRLVSERTVEENILKKAQQKRLLGDMAIEGGNFTTAYFKQHTIRELFDMEDAPRKEAEVRNASPDPSTEDGATSRQAHILEQALCGAEDEEDTLAASLVRAEQVADLAEFNENVPLEPEEEEQSRAEQEISALVEQLTPIERYAMYYLEASIEEVSKEELKQAEEQVEAARKDLFLAKDEVGLITEEKWDEDTRRNRKVKTPVPNRTHERVGVRMSERLRGSRPTESVDLAESPTIPDTAPPSQKEEEVHDRSNPATPEPEAVCPSAETMTNLTLTMGALTPSLPPSSLSEKDTVVDFEPEKEDAEVIVTENVAGTEPVPGSPVGAEAVPGSPVGAEAVPGSPVGAETVPGSPVGAEAVPGSPVGAEAVPGSPVGAEAVPGSPVGAEAVPGSPVGAEAVPGSPVGAEAVPGSPVGAEAVPGSPVGAEAVPGSPVGAEAVPGSPVGAEAVPGSPVGAEAVPGSPVGAEAVPGSPVGAEAVPGSPVGAEAVPGSPVGAEAVPGSPVGAEAVPGSPVGVEPVRPVGGELVPGSPVGAEPVSPVGAEPVSPVGAVPGSPVGAEPEEPALPRTPRRKVFADSEITLAGATEASPTAKVLRRLPGRLVTVVEERLPTPRRQIKGRGPQPVTEKDCQNPTPELHSPSHDRISEETSETGSPPPKRKRGRPPKSRADMSPTSVPVDVTLVDASPHTSPDLDTALQGATRDLVTSAGVQRHGSPNFPFKVNSDSESGSPIEKRKRGRPPKKREVSPIVGSPASPKRLEAPPCVASPASLKTREEPLFVPSLSSKKCVDPIDVASLTSSMVLHRDSAPEISKLDTKQGNSSSISAHGKFDHKLTDSASSAALGPSADLIIPSESSNIPVVPAEGTSSSGVEEPVSPPKRKRGRPPKPRPVLKVNSSPVFLNDTLDSSPERSPSPQVTRTSLQRKCKPLKAETLDMREQSSSLADTDDSSDEEVTVRIPLTRSARTRLQTTSQVPPAISSKSPRGRSPRGAPIEGKPLNKKRKPASASPPSPPSSPHGSSSESRKRPCPPAERVLRSSLTANPASNTRSSRSPLLNSPNSHRGRKAKT, encoded by the exons GCATCGGACGTATTGACTAGCGTCAACCCCCCGAATTCTCCGGACTCAAGCGGGGAGCTGTCTCCGTTTGACCTTTCCGGTGACATCGGGGATATATGCCCCGGCTCCCCCACCGATGATGGACTGGATGGGAACCAGCAGGACGGTTCAGCGGGACAGAAATGGGACAATCACACAGAGATTGCAGAGCAGGCGAAACAC GAAGCCGAGATAGAGAACAGAATAGCAGAGCTACGTAAGGAGGGCTTTTGGACCCCGCGTCGTCTTTCCAAGTTTCCAGAACCCACTCGTCCGAAAGTCCATTGGGACTATTTGTGTGAGGAGATGCAATGGCTGTCGGCGGACTTTGGGCAAGAGCGGCGCTGGAAGAGAAACGTGGCCAGGAAG GTTGTAAGAATGGTGGTTCGTCACCATGAGGAGTTGAAGCAGAAGGAGGAGCGGGCCCGCAGAGAAGAACAGGCCAAGCTGAGGCGCATCGCTACCTCCATTGCCAAGGAAGTGCGGCAGTTCTGGAGTAACGTGGAGAAG GTGGTGCAGTTTAAGCAACAGTCCCGTCtggaggagaagaggaagaaggCTCTGGACCTGCAGCTGGACTTTATTGTTGGCCAGACAGAGAAATATTCCGACCTGCTCAGCCAGAGTCTAAGTGAAGCCATTCCTGTCAGCAAGACCAGCTCCTCGTGTGTTGGATCGTCTCAGGGCGGCTCCCTCAGGACCAGTCCAGCCCCGTCCATCTGCCAGAAAG CGGCAGGAGATGGTGACTTTCTCCCTCGTGAAGCTGAAGATGAGGAGGACGACGATGAGGAGACCATCGAGatagaggagcagcaggagggGAATGATGCTGAGGCGCATCGTCTGGAGCTGGAGCTTCTCAAACAGGAGAGCGAGCTTCCCCTGGacgagctgctgcagaacctccccCCGCAGGTCCTGCAGGATGACTCTCCCAATCAG GATCCAGTTTCCAGTAATGAAGACACagatgaggaggaagaggaggcagAAGAAAAGGTGGAGGAGGAAGATGATGAGTTCACAGCCAATGAGGATGAAG CGGAGGATGAGGAGGACACCATTGCAGCAGAGGAGGAGATGGCGGGACGGCAGGATCATGCCAAGGAGCTCTCCCAGCTGGCTACAGAAG GGGAGATGTCCTTAGATGAACTactactgaaatactctgtgctgccatcagagcaggagaatgctAGTCAGAGCGAGCATGAGAGTGCGGGGACTCAGGAGGACTATG ACTCTTCGGGTTGTGACTCCTCTGACTGTGAATCTGACGGAGTGGAGTTTCTTGTCAAACTGGATGAGGATGACCCTGGAAGTGACCGCCTGCAGCACGAGCCTCCCGAAACCAAGAAAGAGATCACAGATATCGCAGCGACGGCCGAATCTCTGCAACCAAAGGGATATACGCTGGCGACCACTCAG GTGAAGACGGCGGTTCCATTTCTGCTGCGCGGGGACCTCCGGGAGTACCAGCATATCGGCCTGGAGTGGCTGGTGACCATGTATGAGAAGAAGCTGAATGGGATTCTGGCCGATGAGATGGGACTTGGGAAAACCATTCAGACCATCTCCCTCCTGGCTCACCTGGCCTGTGAACGCG GTAATTGGGGTCCTCATCTGATTATCGTTCCCACCAGCGTCATTTTGAACTGGGAAATGGAGCTGAAACGTTGGTGTCCCAGTTTTAAAATACTGACATATTACGGCTCCCAGAAAGAACGAAAACTTAAAAGACAG GGGTGGACCAAAGCCAACGCTTTCCATGTGTGCATCACCTCCTACAAGCTCGTTCTTCAAGATCACCAGGCCTTCCGCAGGAAGAACTGGAAGTATCTGATCCTGGATGAGGCTCAAAACATCAAGAACTTTAAGTCTCAGCGCTGGCAGAGTCTCCTGAACTTCAACAG TCAGAGGCGGCTGCTGCTCACCGGGACCCCCCTGCAGAACTCCCTGATGGAGCTGTGGTCGCTCATGCATTTCCTGATGCCGCACGTCTTCCAGTCTCACCGAGAGTTTAAGGAATGGTTCTCGAATCCCTTGACCGGCATGATTGAGGGCAGTCAGGAGTACAACGAGGGTCTGGTGCGCAGACTTCACAAG GTGTTAAGGCCGTTCCTCCTGCGCAGGATTAAGGTGGATGTGGAAAAGCAGATGCCCAAAAAATACGAGCACGTCATCTACTGCCGACTGTCCATGCGTCAGCGCTTTCTGTATGATGACTTCATGTCACAGGCCGC GACACGGGAGACTCTGGCGAGCGGCCACTTCATGAGTGTGATTAACATTCTCATGCAGCTCCGCAAGGTCTGTAATCACCCCAATCTATTTGACCCTCGTCCCATCCACTCGCCCTTCATCACCAGAGGCATCTGCTACACGGTCCCTTCCTTGGTACTTCATGCTCTGCAGCGCCCCCCACTCGAG AATCTGGACATGTCTATGTTTGACCTCATTAACATGGAGGGGCGAGTCAGTCGGTACGAGCGGGATGTTTTCCTGCCCCAGTACAAGCAGTCGCGCTCCCTGATCCAAGAGATTGTGGAGTCCCCAGAGCCGCCTCCTAGACCTCGGCCGCTCAAGATGAAGGTGAACAG AATGCTGCAGCCTGTTAAGCCGGATCCACGCTCTGTAGTCGTAGTCAACAATTCTCGGCCTGTTCAGAAGTGTCCGGACgtgctcccctcccccacaccccaGACAGCTGCTCCTCCACCACTGACGTCGAGTCCTTGTACTGTGTCCGCTCCACCTGCGCCAGCCCTGAGGG CTCCGCTCCCTGTCCAGTCATGTCCACCTACAACATCTGGGACTCCAATGTCCAACGGGGCAGGGAAGGCGATTCCCGTGCAGACCGTTCCGCCCATGTGCAGCGCCCCACAGAGGCTCATCTTAACCCCTGACATGCAGGCGCGGCTGCCTT CTGGAGAAGTCATCAGCCTGGCACAGTTGGCATCTCTTGGTGGACGTCCCCTACAAAGTCAGTCGGTCACAAAACCACTCACACTGCAGCTTCAGGGCGCCAAACTCACGTTAAGTGGCACTCAGGTGCGGCCTCTCGGAGTGGGTCAACCTCGGCCAATGCTGG GGAACGTGCTTCACCTTGTCTCCTCTGGTGGACAACATCATCTGCTCAGCCAGCCGGCCCAGCTCGCTCTGATCCAGGCCCTGGCACAGCAGGTGGCAGCATCACCCGCTCAGCCCATGCCTCAGCTGGTACACAGTAACGCCGGGGTCCAGGCATTGTCGGTGCAGTCTCTCCAGCACACGCTTCTGAACAGCGCCAGTCTCCCGGCAGTGTCTCCTGGGCAGG CAGCCGCGGGCATGGTAAAGATTGTGGTGAGACAGTCCAGCAGAGAGATCCCGGCATCTCCTCAGTGCCAGCCGGCCACTGCACCCGTGCGCCCTCTTCTCAGAGTTGTTCCCGGTCCCTCCGCTGATCATTCTGCTGTCCGAGAAGGGACCGGCGAGCAGCGAGCAG CTCCAGtcgtttccacctccaccctgacTCTGACAACCAGCCCGCTACTGATGATGTCCAGTCCAGCGCTGACTGCACGGCTCTCGTCTCCCAATCCTGCTCAGCCTATGGCAGAGGAGCCCCCGGTGTCTGGTGTGGCCCTGCGGCTGCTGACCACCTCTGCAGCTGTGCAGCTGACAAACCACCACTCGTCTCCCAGACTCACACAACCTCCTGCTCTTCTCACCTGCTCTCCTGCCCCCGCCCAAAACTTCACCATCTCCAACTGCACCTCCGCGCACGCTGCATGTCCGGACACCGCTCTGAGTGCTGCTCTCCTAAAAGCAGTGCACAATCCAGATGGCAGCGGCGGCAGCCTGGACACGCACTATGTACACAATGGTAATGTGCCTCTGAGGTCAGAGCCCACAGCTGGGCAGGCGTCGCAGTGTGTCACAGCCCCCACCACCTCTGCAGACACTACCCTCTATGTTAATCTCACCCAAAACTCTCCTTCTCCAACTTCCAGCATGACGAAAATGGCCCCTGCCACCCCCACGTACAACCTGAGCTTAGTGCCTGCCCTTCTAGCAAACTCTGCACCTGCCACCGTGTCCAGCCCTTATCCTATCCCGACTCGTTTCCTGACCAGTCCGCTCTCTCTACTGACTCTCTCCCCTCTGACGGCAAACAACGGTGGTCCCACTCCTGTCCTGTACACTCCTCCCAGTGCCAGCGCCTTCCCGGCAGCCTCAGTGGCTGCCCCTCTACCCTTATTGGCAGCACCTGTGCCATTCACTGCCCCTCTACCCGTCTCCTCCCCCACCCTGAGCTCATTGCCCGCTTCTCTGTCTGTTGACGCTCCATCCCAGAATCCACGGGCAGTTGTGTCTATGCCATCCCCTATAATGTCTGTATCAGGGCCTGGTCATTTATCCACTCCTACaggctcccccctccccttgtcatCTGTCCCGGCGGCCCCTGTGTCAGCCGCAGCCTCTATGCTGGAGACGCCTGTTAACCAGCCTTTTATCCTGTCCCCCGATCCTGCCCCCGTGCCTCTTCTAGAAGCCTCTGCGTCGGATTCATTGCCGCCTATGGTACTTAATACGTCTCTTAAACTGCCCTCTGTAGCGTCATGTCCGTTGATGGCGGCCTCGGGCTCCATTCCTCtcctggcagcatctgcgaaggtccCTATAATTAATGCTCCATCCGCGCCTCCGGCAGCCTCCCCGTCCTCCCGTGTGCTCTCCGTCCCTCCGGCATCTCCCCTTCCTTTGTTGGCAACTACTGGACCATCCTGTTACCCGGCGTCCTCACACTCCATCCTCCTGCCGGCTCCCATCGCCCTGGCATCGTTGAGGCATTCTGCGCCCGTCACCTCGCTGACATTTACCACTTGCGGTTCTGTCAGTTCAGTAGCTTCATCTCCACTGTCCTTTACCTCTCCTCCTCTGCCGGACATGATCACGACGCTGCCATCTGATGCCCACGCCATGTTGTCAGCTGACGCCCAGGCTCTATTGCCCCCGGCGGTCAGCGTGTTCCCTGCTTTGGAGCCGGCAGATGTCTCTCCTCTGGTGTCCTCTGTGCAGCCGCTCATTTCTGGCTTATCTCCGGCTCCTCTGACCTGTTTGTCTCTCAGGATTCCAGCTCCACAATCCTCTTTTTCATTGTCCACACAGTCCCCAATGATGCCAGCATCTGCTCCAGTGCCCATGCCCTCAATGCCGGCCTCCACCCCTATGCCTTCACCCCTGTTCCCGGCCTCCACCCCTATGCCTTCACCCCTGTTCCCGGCCTCCACCCCTATGCCTTCACCCCTGTTCCCGGCCTCCACCCCTCTTGCTACGTCCTCTCTGCCGGCGTCCTCCTTTGATCCAGCCTCCTTGTTACTGGTGCCGTCTCCAGCCCCCGACTTGTCCTCTATGTCTGCCTGTGCCCAGCCTTTAGACCCCACCTCACTGCTGCCCCCTCCTTCAGCCACCCATCCCCTGGTCATCTCATTTTCTGCTCCCCTGACACTGACGGCTTCTTCCCCTTCATTAGGCGTTTCTGCTCATTCTCACGTCCCTCTACTTACTGCTCCGATGCTGCAGTCACCGGCCGCCACCGCGCTTCTTCCCACTGTGTCCGCTAAGCCTGTCCCATTGTCATCCTCTCCGGGGGCCGTTACTGCAGCTCCCTCTGCTGCGTGTGTGCAGGCGGCCTCCACCACAACATACACTAAGCCCCCACCTGCCAGCTCTGCCCGTCTATCAGCCAGTGCCCAGGAGCCGTCCCTGTCCCTCTCTGTGGCCGACCCCCCATCACTTAGTGTGACCTTGGGCTCGGCGTCAGAGTCTGACAACACAACAGGAGATGATCCTCGGCCATCGTACAATGCTGCGCTATCTACGTGTGTGAAGCCGCGACGCCAGCTGCCGCCTCCACCTCGCTCTCCTTTTTACTTG GAGCCGCTAGAGGAACGACGTAGAAAACAGAAACTGGAGCGACTGGAAAGGATCTTTCATCTGAATGAGAGGAGAAGCGCCCTGGCTCCAGTCTACGGGACGGAGGTGCTGCGTGTGTGCTCCGTGCAGCCGGCCCGCCAGCAGACCTGCGCTGTCACTAGATGCAGCTTCACCGCAGAGCAGCGCCTGGAGCAGCTGGCGCCCGTCATTGAGAG GTTTATATTTGCTATGCCTCCTGTGGAGGCCCCGCAGATTACTCTCCACACCTCTCACCCTCCACCCTCCCTGGTCCTGGAAGAGCAAGTCTTTAAAGATACGTTGTCCCAGGAGCTGACCCCGCACACCCGCTGCCTTCATCGCATCATCTCCAATATGAGGACCCAGTTCCCTGATCTTCGTCTCATACAGTATGACTGTG GAAAACTACAAACCTTGGACCGTCTGCTGCGTCAGCTGAAATCTGGCGGCCATCGTGTTCTCCTATTCACTCAGATGACACGAATGTTGGACGTGCTGGAGCAGTTCCTGAATTATCATGGACATATTTATCTGCGCCTCGATGGATCCACACGTGTGGAGCAGAGACAG GTGCTTATGGAACGGTTCAACATGGACAGGCGTATTTTCTGCTTCATTCTTTCTACACGCAGTGGGGGGGTAGGAGTGAACCTCACAGGGGCCGATACTGTAATCTTTTATGACAGTGACTGGAATCCCACAATGGATGCACAGGCTCAGGACCGCTGTCACCGCATTGGGCAGACCCGGGACGTCCACATATATAG GCTGGTCAGTGAGCGAACGGTGGAAGAAAACATTCTGAAGAAAGCCCAGCAAAAGCGTTTGTTGGGAGACATGGCCATCGAGGGTGGAAACTTCACCACCGCCTACTTCAAACAG CACACCATCAGGGAGCTGTTTGACATGGAAGATGCGCCTCGCAAAGAAGCTGAAGTCCGCAATGCGTCCCCAGACCCTAGTACAGAAGACGGGGCCACATCCCGACAAGCCCACATACTGGAGCAG GCTTTGTGTGGTGCCGAGGATGAGGAGGACACTCTGGCTGCTTCTTTGGTTCGGGCAGAACAGGTCGCAGATCTTGCAGAGTTTAATGAAAATGTTCCTTTGGAGCCAGAAGAAGAGGAGCAGAGCCGTGCCGAGCAGGAGATATCGGCTTTGGTGGAACAG CTGACGCCTATTGAGAGGTACGCCATGTACTATCTGGAAGCTTCAATAGAAGAAGTCAGTAAAGAGGAGCTGAAGCAGGCAGAG GAGCAGGTAGAAGCCGCCCGAAAAGACCTTTTCCTTGCTAAAGATGAGGTGGGACTGATCACCGAAGAGAAATGGGATGAAGATACCCGGAGAAATCGTAAAGTGAAAACTCCGGTgcccaacagaacccatgaacgtgtTGGGGTTCGCATGAGTGAAAGACTAAGAGGAAGCCGACCAACTGAAAGTGTGGACCTGGCGGAGAGCCCGACCATTCCAGACACTGCACCCCCATCCCAGAAAGAGGAGGAAGTGCATGACCGGAGCAATCCAGCGACTCCAGAACCAGAGGCGGTCTGCCCAAGTGCAGAGACCATGACCAACCTGACTCTTACAATGGGCGCACTAACCCCTTCATTGCCTCCTAGTAGTTTGTCTGAGAAGGACACTGTTGTCGATTTTGAACCTGAGAAGGAAGATGCTGAGGTAATCGTGACGGAAAATGTAGCAGGTACGGAGCCGGTTCCAGGCAGCCCTGTGGGAGCGGAGGCGGTTCCCGGCAGCCCTGTGGGAGCGGAGGCGGTTCCCGGCAGCCCTGTGGGAGCGGAGACGGTTCCAGGCAGCCCTGTGGGAGCGGAGGCGGTTCCAGGCAGCCCTGTGGGAGCGGAGGCGGTTCCAGGCAGCCCTGTGGGAGCGGAGGCGGTTCCAGGCAGCCCTGTGGGAGCGGAGGCGGTTCCAGGCAGCCCTGTGGGAGCGGAGGCGGTTCCAGGCAGCCCTGTGGGAGCGGAGGCGGTTCCAGGCAGCCCTGTGGGAGCGGAGGCGGTTCCAGGCAGCCCTGTGGGAGCGGAGGCGGTTCCAGGCAGCCCTGTGGGAGCGGAGGCGGTTCCAGGCAGCCCTGTGGGAGCGGAGGCGGTTCCAGGCAGCCCTGTGGGAGCGGAGGCGGTTCCAGGCAGCCCTGTGGGAGCGGAGGCGGTTCCAGGCAGCCCTGTGGGAGCGGAGGCGGTTCCAGGCAGCCCTGTGGGAGCGGAGGCGGTTCCAGGCAGCCCTGTGGGAGCGGAGGCGGTTCCAGGCAGCCCTGTGGGAGCGGAGGCGGTTCCAGGCAGCCCTGTGGGTGTGGAGCCGGTCCGCCCTGTGGGAGGAGAGCTGGTTCCAGGCAGCCCTGTGGGAGCGGAGCCGGTCAGCCCTGTGGGAGCGGAGCCGGTCAGCCCTGTGGGAGCGGTGCCGGGCAGCCCTGTGGGAGCGGAGCCAGAAGAACCTGCACTGCCCCGCACACCTCGCAGGAAAGTCTTTGCAGACTCTGAGATTACACTTGCTGGGGCTACAGAGGCCTCACCCACAGCAAAAGTGCTGAGACGGCTGCCAGGACGTCTCGTTACTGTGGTAGAAGAACGGCTTCCCACTCCCCGTCGccaaatcaaaggaagggggcctCAGCCAGTCACTGAGAAGGACTGTCAGAATCCTACACCTGAGCTTCATAGCCCTTCCCATGATCGCATATCTGAAGAGACTTCTGAGACGGGGAGTCCTCCACCAAAGCGAAAGAGAGGAAGGCCCCCCAAATCAAGAGCAGACATGTCCCCAACCAGTGTCCCTGTTGATGTGACCCTTGTAGACGCCTCTCCTCACACATCTCCTGACCTGGACACTGCTCTACAAGGAGCCACAAGGGATTTAGTAACTTCTGCAGGAGTCCAAAGACATGGCAGTCCAAATTTTCCTTTTAAGGTGAACTCTGACAGTGAAAGTGGATCCCCTATTGAGAAAAGGAAGAGGGGACGACCCCCGAAAAAGCGTGAAGTGTCTCCTATTGTTGGTTCCCCTGCGTCGCCCAAAAGACTTGAAGCACCTCCCTGTGTTGCTTCACCAGCATCCCTCAAAACACGTGAAGAGCCCCTATTTGTGCCCTCATTATCCTCCAAAAAGTGTGTAGACCCCATTGATGTTGCTTCACTCACATCCTCCATGGTTCTTCACAGAGACTCTGCACCTGAGATTTCAAAGTTGGATACAAAGCAGGGAAACTCGTCTTCAATCTCTGCTCACGGTAAATTTGATCACAAACTTACTGACTCGGCATCCTCGGCGGCGCTCGGTCCCTCTGCTGATCTCATCATTCCCAGTGAATCTTCCAACATTCCGGTGGTGCCCGCTGAGGGTACAAGCAGCAGTGGTGTTGAGGAGCCGGTGTCCCCACCAAAGCGGAAACGTGGCCGCCCACCCAAGCCTCGTCCTGTGCTCAAAGTCAACTCCAGTCCCGTGTTCCTAAATGACACGCTAGACAGTTCTCCAGAAAGATCCCCCAGTCCCCAAGTCACGAGGACTTCTCTACAGAGAAAATGCAAACCACTTAAGGCTGAAACCTTGGACATGCGGGAGCAGAGCTCTTCCCTCGCAGACACGGACGACTCCTCCGATGAGGAGGTCACTGTAAGAATCCCTCTGACACGTAGTGCCAGGACTAGACTACAGACCACAAGCCAGGTGCCTCCTGCTATATCTTCCAAATCTCCCCGTGGACGTTCTCCCCGTGGTGCTCCTATCGAGGGGAAACCTCTCAATAAAAAACGGAAGCCTGCTAGTGCGAGTCCTCCCAGCCCGCCCTCCTCGCCACACGGCAGCTCCAGCGAGAGCAGAAAGCGTCCTTGTCCTCCTGCGGAGCGTGTTCTGCGCAGCTCCCTCACTGCCAACCCTGCCAGTAACACCCGCTCCTCACGTTCCCCTCTCCTTAATTCTCCAAATAGCCACAGAGGCAGAAAGGCCAAAACGTGA